One genomic window of Thermoproteales archaeon includes the following:
- a CDS encoding diphthine--ammonia ligase, translated as MKICALFSGGKDSTYALHWAILKGFKISNLLTFQPRREDSWMFHRPGVEVTKLQAVAIGFPLYYAYTSGVKDKELEDLKNSLMEVKRKFGVEGVITGALLSDYQRMAINLICEELNLKTFSPLWRKNQAEYMRTLINEGFKFIITSINACGITSKFLGKILTEEDIEEIILRAEKYGFNPAFEGGEAETLVLEAPLFKKGIKIIGIREKINEYSWRFKIVDAKLVAKGAANVEVIKDA; from the coding sequence ATGAAAATATGTGCTCTTTTTTCAGGAGGTAAAGACAGTACATACGCATTACATTGGGCCATTCTTAAAGGTTTTAAAATTTCAAATCTACTAACTTTCCAACCAAGACGCGAAGATTCTTGGATGTTTCACCGACCAGGAGTTGAGGTAACAAAGCTTCAGGCTGTAGCTATTGGTTTTCCCTTATACTATGCATATACGAGTGGTGTTAAGGATAAGGAGTTAGAGGATTTAAAAAACAGCCTTATGGAAGTAAAACGTAAGTTTGGCGTCGAAGGTGTTATCACAGGAGCTCTCTTGTCAGATTATCAAAGAATGGCAATAAATTTAATTTGTGAAGAGCTGAATCTTAAAACGTTTTCACCTTTATGGAGAAAAAATCAAGCCGAATATATGAGAACGCTGATTAACGAAGGCTTTAAATTCATTATAACTTCCATCAATGCATGCGGCATAACGTCAAAATTCTTAGGCAAAATTTTAACCGAGGAGGATATAGAAGAAATAATTTTACGAGCTGAAAAATATGGTTTTAACCCAGCATTTGAAGGAGGAGAGGCTGAGACCTTAGTTCTGGAAGCCCCCTTATTTAAAAAAGGTATAAAAATTATAGGCATCAGAGAGAAAATAAACGAATACTCATGGAGATTCAAGATAGTAGATGCTAAACTCGTTGCGAAGGGAGCTGCAAATGTGGAAGTTATAAAAGATGCTTAG